A genomic stretch from Chitinophaga agri includes:
- a CDS encoding PorP/SprF family type IX secretion system membrane protein translates to MRMNCRKLLAALCLLGTQTLVAQDIHLSQFYETPILRNPALIGLFNGDYRVQAVYRNQWNSVTIPYQTGALSAEMKFPVGNSEDFVTAGLQFTYDRAGTARLQSVQVLPAVNYHKSLSQDKNMFLSVGFTGGIVQRQFDQTKLTFNNQYTGGQYDATAPTGEEGRLALRGYSYLDVGAGISFNSTIGENEDINYYIGAAMFHFNRPKLSFYKDALVALDPKITFNAGITFPLEERLKLIAQYNQIHMGAYSEYLGGALLGYSLYDDGLESTRAFYFGAYLRYNDAIIPSFRLDMEKYEVGITYDANISGLKPATKGVGGFELSLVFKGFLNSRNSTMEAVHCPRF, encoded by the coding sequence ATGAGAATGAACTGTAGAAAACTGTTAGCGGCACTGTGCCTTCTGGGCACACAGACACTGGTAGCACAGGACATTCACCTGTCCCAGTTTTACGAGACACCCATTTTACGCAATCCGGCCCTGATCGGTTTATTTAACGGAGACTACCGTGTACAGGCCGTATACAGGAATCAGTGGAACAGCGTCACGATTCCATATCAGACAGGCGCATTAAGTGCCGAAATGAAATTCCCGGTAGGGAACAGCGAAGATTTTGTTACCGCAGGTCTTCAGTTCACCTATGACAGAGCGGGTACTGCCCGGTTGCAATCCGTACAGGTCCTGCCGGCGGTGAACTATCATAAGTCACTCAGTCAGGACAAGAATATGTTCCTGTCAGTAGGCTTTACCGGAGGAATCGTACAGCGTCAGTTTGACCAGACCAAACTGACTTTTAACAACCAGTATACTGGCGGGCAGTATGATGCGACGGCGCCTACCGGAGAGGAAGGCCGGCTGGCATTACGTGGGTACTCCTACCTGGACGTCGGAGCGGGTATCAGCTTTAACAGTACAATCGGGGAAAACGAGGATATCAACTATTATATAGGAGCAGCCATGTTCCACTTCAACCGTCCGAAGCTGTCGTTCTATAAGGATGCGTTGGTAGCGCTTGACCCGAAGATCACGTTCAATGCCGGTATTACGTTCCCGCTGGAGGAACGTCTGAAACTGATCGCGCAGTATAACCAGATCCATATGGGCGCCTATTCAGAATACCTGGGAGGTGCACTGTTGGGATATAGTCTGTATGACGATGGACTGGAAAGTACGCGTGCCTTTTATTTCGGTGCTTATCTGCGTTACAACGATGCGATCATCCCGTCTTTCCGGCTGGATATGGAGAAATATGAGGTAGGTATTACGTACGATGCCAATATTTCCGGACTAAAACCAGCAACGAAAGGCGTTGGCGGGTTTGAACTATCATTAGTATTCAAAGGATTCCTGAACAGTCGTAACAGCACCATGGAAGCAGTGCACTGTCCGAGATTCTGA
- a CDS encoding redoxin domain-containing protein, protein MNVTVGSKAPSFSLLNTEKEKVSLEDYKGQNLVILFFPLAFTSVCTAELCSIRDNISTYNNLNAAVVGISVDSPFTLGKFRAEQNLNFPLLSDFNKEASQAYGAFYENFVLDLKGVSKRAAFVVDKEGVVKYAQVLESAGDLPDFDAVKSTLSSLQ, encoded by the coding sequence ATGAACGTAACCGTTGGCTCAAAAGCACCTTCTTTCTCCCTGCTGAATACTGAGAAAGAGAAAGTTTCCCTGGAGGACTACAAAGGCCAGAACCTGGTAATATTATTCTTCCCACTGGCATTTACAAGTGTATGTACAGCAGAGCTGTGCAGCATCAGAGATAACATCAGCACCTATAACAACCTGAATGCAGCAGTTGTAGGTATCTCTGTGGATTCTCCATTTACCCTGGGCAAGTTCCGTGCGGAGCAGAACCTGAATTTCCCCCTGTTATCTGATTTCAACAAGGAAGCATCTCAGGCATATGGCGCATTCTATGAGAATTTCGTACTGGACCTGAAAGGCGTTTCCAAAAGAGCAGCGTTTGTGGTTGATAAAGAAGGGGTTGTAAAGTATGCACAGGTGCTGGAATCAGCGGGAGATCTTCCTGATTTTGATGCAGTTAAAAGCACACTGAGCAGTCTGCAATAA
- a CDS encoding PKD domain-containing protein, with product MKHHYLRQLKHFLYAVAYLVVFFLLSGARAQAQTAAFTADNWSGCGAAFVQFVNQSTPVGTASWDFGDGGAKSTLWNPSRTFNRPGTFNVVLTVTFPGGQTASAQHVVNVYARPTVQFTTNPTTGCTPLSVNFRDQSLAGDGTITGINWDFGDGNGATGTTASHTYNRGGGFVATSIVTNSYGCTGSGSQVIQANPTPDVSFTSNTQGGCRTPVTINFTNTTTLNTAGPLPAVTYLWDFGDGTTSTDMHPTHNYTSTGNFDVTLTATTADGCTRRISMPAYIKIATMLADFQIVDRPCSGSSITFRNTTQPAPVSATWTFADTVINSIDAVRSFTTAGTYAVTMHAITQDGCDAVVTRNFTISTPPTVDFTMNPTSACSVPVNVQFTTASTNATGWAWNFADGTTGNIQHPLHNFTAEGDYAVTVVASNAAGCLDSATHSITIRKPTLTISGLNRGCVPFDANLSAAITGTTEAIATYLWNFGDGTTSTDPTPTHTYTRQARYDVTLNITTTGGCTQTATYEIRVGRPVIPDFSVDKINGCQPTIFNFTDLSTQVTNMTWQWTFVENTGANGTSTIRNPSYVFNSIGTHDVILTINNNGCIRTTTKPALVETFPPAAFFTVGTVDCNTPLVRSFIDASEWGNDPTLPRNYAWDFGDGTTDNTPNPTHTFPREGTYTVTLTVNNGTCSSTYSTTVRILDDKLVITVDQNLICQGTRVNFATNSIVAGITSSYRWTYGDGRFNTSSPRPAYIYNVPGTYKVALRMVDIYGCIHVSDSLTIEVNGATAQFTTSARQCQNEPVTFKDQSTVRAGNTITSWTYDFGDGTPPQTFTTKPDSITHSFSVINDYPVKLIVTDNTGCADTATQTIRIANITASFTASTRIACLNTPFQFTNQSVTAPLTYAWTFGDGGTSTDKDPRHTYTVPGSYTVSLDVTSATGCTAHIDTANFLRVPNPIADFAVPVVAGDICPPVKVQFTNQSSDYVKVSWTFGDGSSSDEENPLHNYIRPGSFPVTLTVYSEGDCPSPVAGPKNISIAGPDGSFAVSVEKGCVPLTTSMTAVSATAQRFIWDFGDGYTVRTTTPASPSYTYNKEGVYYPVVLLEDERGCTVPASGSPKVVVDKITAAFGLDLSNACDGGIVYFHDSTRAVSIDDGNPATYLWDFGIPNRTDDVATGPNPTFLFDAPGVYTVRMTATSYYGCVKDTTMPVVIEESPSAEITPVAAVCVGTPVQLTGTDTRNMPATVWNWTTNGQDYPAQNPGPITYPQPGIYPVQLIISSATGVCHDTATMNVEVAAYPTVAPTPAESNICRGASVNLETNTEAGVNINWTNYNISDPTSPSPVVTPDMDTTYRVTVVNSTGCAAEGSVKIRVSQPFNVQVNTADVCQGSVVQFNATGAVSYKWIPETGLSQPDISNPTVTAETSTTYQVIGYGNDNCFTDTALATVNVHTTPVVNAGEDLTIPTGSSIQLSVIGSPDITGIEWSPATSLSCVDCLTPTASPRSNTTYQIRVTNAYGCAATDDVTVNLVCSSGVVFLPNTFSPNNDGQNDLFYIRGKGIKTAKSFRIYNRWGQLIFERTNFNIEDPSFGWDGRVNGVAANPDVFVYVAELVCDTNEDFTLKGNVMLVR from the coding sequence ATGAAACACCATTACCTACGCCAACTTAAGCACTTCCTGTATGCTGTAGCATATCTCGTCGTGTTCTTTTTGCTATCGGGTGCCAGGGCACAGGCACAGACGGCAGCATTTACCGCCGACAACTGGAGTGGTTGCGGCGCCGCATTCGTACAGTTTGTCAATCAGTCGACACCTGTTGGTACCGCCTCCTGGGACTTTGGAGACGGAGGGGCGAAGTCCACCCTCTGGAATCCGTCCCGTACATTTAACAGGCCCGGTACCTTCAACGTGGTACTGACAGTGACCTTCCCCGGCGGACAAACAGCCAGCGCCCAACACGTGGTGAATGTCTATGCCAGACCTACGGTGCAGTTCACCACCAACCCTACCACCGGTTGTACACCACTGAGTGTCAACTTCCGGGACCAGTCTCTCGCAGGAGATGGTACTATTACCGGCATTAACTGGGACTTTGGTGATGGTAATGGCGCCACTGGCACTACTGCCAGCCATACCTATAACAGGGGAGGCGGTTTTGTAGCCACCTCTATTGTAACGAACAGCTACGGCTGTACAGGTAGCGGCTCACAGGTTATCCAGGCCAATCCAACACCAGATGTATCCTTTACCAGTAATACACAGGGAGGATGCCGTACCCCGGTGACCATCAACTTCACCAATACCACAACGCTCAATACAGCCGGCCCATTGCCCGCAGTTACCTATTTATGGGACTTCGGAGATGGTACGACCAGTACGGACATGCATCCTACCCATAACTATACATCAACCGGCAACTTTGATGTAACTCTCACTGCTACAACTGCCGACGGTTGTACAAGGAGGATCTCCATGCCGGCTTATATTAAGATAGCGACCATGCTGGCCGACTTCCAGATCGTGGACAGACCATGTTCCGGCTCCAGCATCACCTTCCGCAATACGACCCAGCCAGCACCGGTATCTGCTACCTGGACCTTCGCTGACACCGTGATCAATTCTATCGATGCGGTGAGAAGTTTCACTACTGCAGGTACTTATGCGGTTACCATGCATGCGATTACGCAGGATGGTTGTGATGCAGTCGTTACAAGGAACTTTACAATTTCCACACCACCGACAGTTGATTTCACCATGAACCCAACTTCGGCCTGTTCGGTTCCGGTGAACGTACAGTTTACGACGGCCAGCACCAATGCGACGGGCTGGGCATGGAACTTTGCAGATGGTACTACAGGCAATATACAGCACCCATTGCATAACTTTACAGCTGAAGGAGATTATGCAGTAACAGTAGTGGCCAGCAATGCGGCAGGCTGTCTGGATTCTGCTACCCATTCTATCACCATCAGGAAACCCACACTGACTATCAGTGGTCTTAACCGGGGATGTGTGCCTTTTGATGCTAATCTAAGTGCAGCTATCACTGGTACTACGGAAGCCATTGCTACTTATCTGTGGAATTTCGGAGATGGTACAACTTCTACTGATCCCACTCCTACACATACCTACACCCGTCAGGCAAGGTATGATGTAACCTTAAATATCACTACTACAGGCGGCTGTACACAAACAGCCACTTATGAGATCAGGGTTGGACGTCCTGTAATACCTGATTTCTCTGTGGATAAGATCAATGGCTGTCAGCCAACCATCTTTAACTTTACCGACCTGTCTACGCAGGTGACCAATATGACATGGCAGTGGACCTTCGTGGAAAATACCGGTGCAAATGGCACGTCCACTATCAGGAACCCGTCCTATGTCTTTAATTCCATCGGTACACATGATGTGATCCTGACTATCAATAATAATGGTTGTATCCGTACGACCACTAAACCGGCTCTTGTAGAAACATTCCCTCCGGCAGCCTTCTTCACGGTAGGTACGGTGGATTGTAATACACCGCTGGTAAGAAGCTTTATTGATGCCAGTGAATGGGGGAATGATCCTACATTGCCGAGGAACTATGCATGGGATTTTGGAGATGGCACTACTGATAATACGCCAAATCCGACCCACACCTTCCCGCGGGAAGGTACATATACCGTGACATTAACTGTTAATAACGGCACCTGTTCTTCTACCTATTCTACTACCGTCAGAATACTCGATGACAAACTGGTCATCACGGTAGATCAGAATTTGATCTGCCAGGGTACAAGGGTAAATTTTGCTACTAACTCTATCGTAGCAGGTATTACAAGTTCCTACCGCTGGACTTACGGAGACGGTCGTTTCAATACAAGTTCACCAAGACCTGCCTATATTTACAACGTACCTGGCACCTACAAAGTGGCGCTGAGAATGGTAGATATATATGGTTGTATCCATGTATCTGATAGCCTGACAATAGAAGTTAACGGCGCAACGGCACAATTCACAACTTCTGCCCGCCAGTGCCAGAATGAACCTGTCACCTTTAAAGATCAATCAACTGTCCGCGCAGGAAATACGATTACTTCCTGGACATATGACTTTGGAGATGGTACACCCCCTCAGACATTCACTACAAAACCTGACAGCATCACGCACAGCTTCAGCGTGATCAATGATTATCCTGTAAAACTGATCGTGACAGATAATACCGGTTGTGCGGATACGGCTACGCAGACGATACGCATCGCTAACATTACAGCCAGTTTCACTGCCAGCACAAGGATCGCGTGCCTGAATACGCCATTCCAGTTCACCAACCAGTCAGTAACAGCACCACTGACCTATGCATGGACATTCGGCGATGGCGGCACCAGTACAGATAAAGATCCGAGACATACCTATACTGTACCGGGTTCTTACACCGTATCACTGGATGTCACCAGTGCTACAGGCTGTACAGCACATATAGACACGGCTAACTTCCTGCGCGTACCTAACCCGATAGCCGATTTCGCCGTACCAGTGGTCGCAGGAGATATTTGTCCGCCGGTAAAAGTGCAGTTCACCAACCAGTCATCTGACTATGTAAAAGTATCCTGGACATTTGGTGACGGTAGTTCTTCAGATGAAGAGAACCCGTTACACAACTATATCAGACCAGGTAGCTTCCCGGTAACACTGACCGTTTACTCAGAGGGAGATTGTCCTAGTCCGGTAGCAGGTCCTAAGAACATTTCGATTGCAGGTCCGGACGGAAGCTTTGCGGTATCAGTAGAAAAAGGTTGCGTACCGCTGACAACTTCTATGACCGCAGTATCTGCTACTGCACAACGATTTATATGGGATTTTGGTGATGGTTATACGGTGCGTACGACCACACCGGCATCTCCATCCTATACATATAATAAAGAAGGCGTTTACTATCCGGTAGTGTTACTGGAAGACGAAAGAGGTTGTACCGTACCTGCGAGTGGTAGTCCTAAAGTAGTGGTAGATAAGATCACTGCCGCCTTTGGACTGGACCTGAGCAATGCCTGCGATGGCGGTATCGTATATTTCCATGATTCTACCAGGGCGGTTTCTATTGACGATGGCAATCCGGCTACCTACCTGTGGGACTTCGGTATTCCAAACCGCACGGACGACGTAGCGACCGGCCCGAATCCTACATTCCTGTTTGATGCACCGGGTGTTTATACAGTGAGAATGACCGCTACCAGCTATTATGGTTGTGTAAAAGATACCACCATGCCAGTAGTGATAGAGGAAAGTCCATCAGCAGAAATCACACCGGTAGCAGCCGTATGTGTGGGTACGCCGGTACAACTGACAGGTACCGATACCAGGAACATGCCTGCCACCGTATGGAACTGGACCACAAACGGACAGGATTATCCGGCACAGAACCCGGGCCCGATCACTTATCCGCAACCAGGTATCTATCCTGTACAGTTAATTATATCCAGTGCGACCGGCGTTTGCCATGATACAGCAACGATGAATGTGGAAGTAGCAGCTTATCCTACGGTAGCGCCGACGCCAGCGGAGTCCAACATTTGCCGCGGAGCCTCTGTCAACCTGGAAACGAATACAGAAGCAGGCGTAAATATTAACTGGACCAACTATAATATCTCTGATCCGACCAGTCCATCACCAGTAGTAACACCTGACATGGACACCACTTACCGTGTGACGGTTGTCAATAGTACCGGTTGTGCTGCTGAAGGCAGTGTAAAGATCAGGGTATCACAGCCGTTCAACGTACAGGTGAATACAGCCGATGTATGTCAGGGCAGTGTTGTACAGTTCAACGCCACCGGAGCAGTGAGTTACAAATGGATACCGGAGACGGGGCTGAGTCAGCCGGACATCAGCAATCCGACAGTAACAGCAGAAACATCTACTACTTATCAGGTAATAGGTTATGGCAATGACAATTGCTTTACCGATACCGCATTAGCCACTGTAAACGTACACACTACACCAGTCGTGAATGCAGGTGAAGACCTGACCATACCTACCGGCAGTTCGATCCAGTTATCAGTGATCGGTAGTCCGGACATCACTGGTATTGAGTGGTCACCAGCGACATCACTGAGTTGCGTTGACTGTCTGACACCCACCGCCTCTCCGAGATCGAATACGACTTATCAGATCAGAGTGACGAATGCATATGGATGTGCCGCAACAGACGATGTGACCGTAAACCTGGTATGTTCATCAGGAGTGGTGTTCCTTCCCAACACCTTCTCGCCAAACAATGACGGGCAGAATGACCTGTTCTACATCAGGGGTAAGGGTATCAAAACTGCCAAATCATTCAGGATCTATAACCGTTGGGGACAGCTGATATTTGAACGAACCAACTTTAATATAGAAGACCCATCATTCGGCTGGGACGGCCGTGTGAATGGCGTGGCAGCAAACCCGGATGTATTTGTGTATGTAGCGGAACTGGTTTGCGATACAAACGAAGACTTCACCCTAAAAGGAAATGTGATGCTGGTCAGGTAA
- a CDS encoding T9SS type A sorting domain-containing protein — translation MWKTSTLLFTCFLCLISLIGKAQTAKNSPFSDGGSKIVKLYPNPATSRINFELQNNNDQGYDLIVFNFLGKRIDQIKNLNAKTTVELDKYYSGVYIFQLRDRQGNLIESGKFNVVK, via the coding sequence ATGTGGAAAACCTCTACACTCTTATTTACTTGTTTTCTTTGCCTGATATCCCTAATAGGTAAAGCTCAAACTGCCAAGAATTCTCCATTTTCTGATGGAGGCAGTAAGATCGTGAAACTATATCCCAACCCCGCTACCAGCAGGATCAATTTTGAATTACAGAACAATAACGACCAGGGTTATGATCTTATTGTGTTCAACTTTCTGGGAAAAAGAATTGATCAGATAAAAAATCTCAACGCCAAGACTACCGTTGAACTGGATAAATATTACAGTGGTGTATATATATTCCAGTTAAGAGACCGCCAGGGTAACCTGATAGAGTCAGGAAAGTTCAACGTCGTCAAGTGA